The Nitrospira tepida genome includes a window with the following:
- a CDS encoding complex I subunit 4 family protein: MADYTLLYILFAPFLGVIALIFTPERQTLLIRSIAACAAGISLLASFYMFFAYDPAKGGFQFVQRYEWSRELGIAFYLGVDGIGTPLVLASCILLFAGIFVSWHIKDRVKQFYSWLLILAAATIGVFMSLDLFFLYFFYEMSVIPMYLLLGMWGSHTKKYLEMTDPEGLKKRDSIGFIFNFASNSKEYAAMKLVLFLSAFAVVALMGILLIYKFSGLNTFDILVLREQAHFSGPVATIIWLLIFFGFASIAPIWPLHSWSPVGHAAAPAATSMLHAGVLMKLGHFSIIRVAFEILPETTRELMPIAAVLSIFSMLYGGFVAFYAKDTKYVIGYSSSSHMGYVFLGMAALDYISLSGAVIYMFAHALATSMLFAMAGWVYDQTHTRDIPSLGGLVNRMPFIAGCTIVACMASVGMPGTVNFIAEVMIIVGSWNKYPLQVIVAVIGIVLTMGYLFRMMRAVFYGPMDQHHSHAHDAVAAVDRVPFFLMMACSIGFFLFPGHFYSVVRAGVDPLVARISKVVPVAAAEPAADRTVELASSHPDSTAGSAAQRPEARRP; the protein is encoded by the coding sequence ATGGCCGACTACACGCTCCTTTATATCCTGTTCGCTCCGTTTCTCGGCGTCATCGCGCTGATTTTCACTCCCGAGCGCCAGACGCTCCTCATCCGCAGCATCGCGGCCTGCGCGGCCGGCATCAGCCTCCTAGCTTCGTTCTACATGTTTTTCGCCTACGATCCGGCCAAAGGCGGCTTTCAGTTCGTCCAACGGTACGAATGGTCGCGTGAACTGGGCATTGCGTTCTATCTTGGCGTGGACGGCATCGGGACCCCGCTGGTGCTGGCCTCCTGCATCCTGCTCTTCGCCGGCATTTTCGTCTCGTGGCACATCAAGGACCGGGTGAAGCAATTCTATAGCTGGCTCCTGATCCTCGCGGCCGCCACGATCGGCGTCTTCATGTCGCTGGATCTCTTCTTCCTGTACTTCTTCTACGAAATGTCCGTCATTCCCATGTATCTGCTCCTGGGCATGTGGGGAAGCCACACGAAGAAGTACCTCGAAATGACCGACCCGGAGGGCTTGAAGAAGCGCGATTCGATCGGGTTCATCTTCAACTTCGCCTCGAACAGCAAAGAGTACGCCGCCATGAAGCTCGTGCTGTTCCTGTCGGCCTTTGCCGTCGTGGCGCTGATGGGCATTCTGCTGATTTACAAGTTCTCCGGGCTCAACACCTTCGACATTCTCGTGTTGCGGGAGCAGGCCCATTTCAGCGGACCGGTCGCGACGATCATCTGGCTGCTGATCTTCTTCGGATTTGCCTCGATCGCGCCGATTTGGCCGCTGCACTCCTGGTCGCCGGTCGGCCACGCGGCCGCCCCCGCCGCGACCAGCATGCTCCATGCCGGAGTGCTCATGAAGCTCGGGCATTTCTCCATCATTCGCGTGGCCTTCGAAATTCTGCCGGAGACCACCCGTGAGCTGATGCCGATCGCCGCGGTCCTGTCCATCTTCAGCATGCTGTACGGCGGGTTCGTGGCGTTCTACGCCAAGGACACCAAGTACGTCATCGGCTACTCGAGTTCCAGCCACATGGGCTACGTGTTCCTCGGCATGGCGGCGCTGGACTACATCAGCCTGAGCGGAGCGGTCATCTACATGTTCGCCCACGCGCTGGCCACCAGCATGCTCTTCGCCATGGCCGGCTGGGTCTATGACCAAACCCACACCAGGGACATTCCGTCGCTGGGAGGACTGGTCAACCGCATGCCCTTCATCGCCGGCTGCACGATCGTCGCCTGCATGGCCTCCGTCGGGATGCCGGGCACGGTGAACTTCATCGCCGAAGTCATGATCATCGTCGGCAGTTGGAACAAGTATCCGTTACAGGTCATCGTGGCCGTGATCGGGATCGTCCTGACGATGGGCTATCTCTTCCGCATGATGCGCGCCGTCTTCTACGGCCCCATGGACCAGCACCATAGCCACGCGCACGACGCCGTCGCGGCCGTGGACCGGGTGCCGTTCTTCCTGATGATGGCCTGCAGCATCGGGTTTTTCCTGTTCCCCGGACACTTCTATTCCGTGGTCCGCGCGGGGGTCGATCCGCTGGTCGCGCGGATCTCCAAGGTGGTGCCTGTGGCGGCCGCCGAGCCGGCGGCGGACCGGACCGTCGAACTGGCGTCGTCTCACCCGGATTCCACCGCTGGGTCCGCCGCTCAACGACCGGAGGCCAGACGGCCATGA
- a CDS encoding sirohydrochlorin chelatase: MVSTQRGVVLVGHGGIPKDCPPELITRLKRLEAQRRAVKAPPSQEEIELDATIRRWPRTPQNDPYRVGLEAVAAHLRQRLDGALFALAYNEYCAPTLQEAVEELAGMGATDITVITTMFTPGGSHSEIEIPEILAGLRAAHPEITLRYAWPFDLNLVAETLAEQLRRFS; this comes from the coding sequence ATGGTCTCGACCCAACGCGGAGTGGTGCTCGTCGGACATGGAGGCATTCCCAAAGATTGCCCGCCGGAGTTGATCACGAGGCTGAAGCGGCTGGAGGCGCAGCGGCGAGCGGTCAAGGCGCCGCCGAGCCAGGAGGAAATCGAATTGGACGCGACGATCCGGCGCTGGCCGAGGACCCCGCAGAACGACCCCTATCGCGTCGGGCTGGAGGCGGTGGCCGCGCATCTCCGCCAGCGGTTGGACGGAGCCCTCTTTGCGCTCGCATACAACGAGTACTGCGCGCCGACGTTACAGGAGGCGGTAGAAGAACTGGCCGGAATGGGCGCGACGGACATTACGGTGATCACCACGATGTTCACGCCCGGCGGTTCCCATTCGGAAATCGAGATCCCGGAAATTCTCGCGGGGCTGAGGGCCGCACATCCGGAGATCACCTTGCGGTACGCCTGGCCGTTCGACTTGAACCTCGTCGCAGAGACCCTGGCGGAGCAACTGCGGCGGTTTTCGTGA
- a CDS encoding complex I subunit 4 family protein, with amino-acid sequence MLEELSFNFPILSCLLAVPLLGALVLWFLDDEEMVKAVGLGVSLLELALAIVVLVHFVPDSPAMQFVERVAWIAPLGISYHLGVDGISVLFVGVTAFLTTLVIIYSWDQVRHKIRLYLMALLALETTTMGVFVSLDLFVFFVFWELMLIPSYFLIKLWGGGAERQYAALKFTLYTLLGSVFMLVGIALLDINYHSWAVRSHIEPVYSFDFLELLQAPISVNKQILIFWLLFLGFAFKAPLFPFHTWLPDALLEGPIGMAVMLAGVKLGTYGFLRFSLPLLPEASKHESVVTIIMVLALSGIVYGAVVALIQPDFRRLLAFSSVSHLGFVAVGAFALNYQGIQGSLLTMINLGFSTAGLFFVAGFLYSRRQSTHLSSFGGLAKQAPLLATFLLIIGLASIGLPGTNGFVGEFLILMGAFKAYWLYGAIAVTGVITGAAYFLWYYERSMLGPLGKGLAQAVPDLKLGELVISVSLTIMIIWIGLYPSPFLRMMNGSVQALVDRLDRGTVTMIDTTRHSMRD; translated from the coding sequence ATGCTGGAAGAGCTGTCGTTCAATTTCCCCATTCTGTCCTGTCTCTTGGCCGTCCCGCTGCTGGGAGCGCTCGTGCTCTGGTTCCTGGACGACGAGGAGATGGTCAAGGCCGTGGGGCTCGGCGTGTCCCTGCTGGAACTGGCGCTCGCCATCGTCGTGCTCGTCCATTTCGTGCCCGATTCGCCGGCCATGCAGTTCGTCGAACGGGTCGCATGGATCGCCCCGCTCGGCATCAGCTATCACCTGGGGGTGGACGGCATCAGCGTGCTGTTCGTGGGCGTGACGGCGTTCCTGACCACGCTGGTCATCATCTATTCGTGGGATCAGGTGCGACACAAGATCCGCCTCTACCTGATGGCGCTGCTGGCCCTCGAAACCACGACCATGGGCGTGTTCGTCAGCCTGGATCTGTTCGTCTTTTTCGTGTTCTGGGAATTGATGCTGATTCCCAGCTATTTTCTGATCAAGCTCTGGGGCGGCGGCGCGGAGCGTCAATATGCGGCGTTGAAGTTCACGCTCTACACGCTTCTCGGCAGCGTCTTCATGCTCGTGGGGATCGCGCTGCTCGACATCAACTATCACAGTTGGGCGGTGCGCAGTCACATCGAGCCGGTCTACTCATTTGATTTTCTCGAACTCCTGCAGGCGCCGATCTCGGTTAACAAGCAGATTCTGATCTTCTGGCTGTTGTTCCTGGGCTTCGCTTTCAAGGCTCCGCTGTTTCCGTTCCATACCTGGCTCCCGGACGCCTTGCTCGAAGGCCCGATCGGCATGGCGGTCATGCTGGCCGGGGTCAAGCTGGGCACGTACGGATTCCTCCGGTTCAGCCTTCCGTTGCTGCCCGAAGCCTCCAAACATGAGAGCGTCGTCACCATCATCATGGTGCTGGCCCTGTCCGGCATCGTGTACGGCGCCGTCGTGGCGCTGATCCAGCCCGATTTCAGGCGGCTGCTGGCCTTCAGCAGCGTCAGCCACCTGGGGTTCGTGGCGGTCGGGGCCTTTGCGCTGAACTATCAGGGCATTCAAGGCAGCCTGTTGACGATGATCAACCTCGGCTTCAGCACGGCCGGACTCTTCTTCGTGGCGGGGTTTCTGTATTCCAGGAGGCAGAGCACCCATCTGTCGTCCTTCGGCGGCCTCGCCAAACAGGCCCCGCTGCTCGCGACCTTTTTGCTGATCATTGGATTGGCCTCGATCGGGTTGCCGGGGACGAACGGGTTCGTCGGCGAATTCCTAATCCTGATGGGCGCCTTCAAGGCCTATTGGCTGTACGGCGCCATCGCGGTCACCGGCGTCATCACCGGGGCGGCCTATTTTCTGTGGTATTACGAACGGTCGATGCTGGGCCCGCTCGGCAAGGGTCTGGCTCAGGCGGTGCCTGATCTCAAGTTGGGGGAGCTGGTCATCAGCGTCTCGCTGACGATCATGATCATCTGGATCGGCCTGTATCCATCGCCCTTCTTGCGCATGATGAACGGCTCCGTCCAGGCGCTCGTCGACCGCCTGGACCGCGGCACTGTCACGATGATCGATACCACCCGGCACTCGATGCGGGATTAA
- a CDS encoding YbgA family protein, whose product MNREHPIKLGISRCLLGDEVRFDGGHKRDHFLVEVLGRYVEWVPVCPEVEAGLGTPREAMRLVGEPEQPRLITIRTNRDLTRPLAEFSHRRVRELEAEDLCGYVFKKDSPSCGIERVRLYNKHGMPGRAGVGVFARAFREHFPLTPIEEEGRLCDPLIRENFIERVFAYDRWRSLLSAGGTRRALVSFHTIHKYLLLAHSATHYRSLGQIVAQADRYRPKELPLRYGKLFMEALSVKATVRKHVNVLHHLVGHFKAHLDRAEKAELLSLIDDYHRGLVPLVVPMTLVKHYVARFEVPYVRDQIYLNPHPKELMLRNHV is encoded by the coding sequence ATGAACCGGGAGCATCCCATTAAGCTCGGCATCAGCCGCTGCCTGCTCGGAGACGAGGTCCGGTTCGACGGCGGGCACAAGCGGGATCACTTTCTGGTCGAGGTGCTGGGCCGCTATGTCGAATGGGTGCCGGTCTGTCCCGAGGTGGAGGCGGGGTTGGGCACGCCACGGGAGGCGATGCGGTTGGTGGGCGAGCCGGAACAGCCCCGGTTGATCACGATCCGAACGAACCGGGACCTGACCAGGCCGCTGGCAGAGTTCTCTCACCGGCGGGTTCGGGAGCTGGAAGCGGAGGATCTGTGCGGATACGTGTTCAAGAAGGACTCGCCGAGCTGCGGCATCGAGCGGGTGAGGCTCTACAACAAGCACGGGATGCCGGGCCGGGCCGGGGTGGGGGTCTTCGCCCGGGCGTTCCGCGAGCATTTTCCGCTGACGCCAATCGAGGAGGAGGGACGGCTCTGCGATCCGTTGATCCGCGAAAACTTCATCGAGCGGGTGTTTGCCTACGACCGGTGGCGGAGCCTGCTGTCGGCCGGCGGCACCCGGCGAGCCCTGGTGAGCTTTCACACGATCCACAAGTATCTCCTCCTGGCGCACAGCGCGACCCACTATCGGAGTTTGGGCCAGATCGTTGCGCAGGCCGACCGCTACCGGCCGAAGGAACTGCCTCTGCGATATGGAAAGCTGTTCATGGAGGCCCTGTCCGTCAAGGCGACGGTCCGCAAGCATGTGAACGTGCTGCATCACCTGGTGGGACACTTCAAAGCCCACCTCGATCGGGCTGAAAAGGCGGAGTTGTTGAGTCTCATCGACGATTATCATCGCGGCCTGGTCCCGTTGGTCGTGCCGATGACGCTCGTCAAACATTACGTGGCCCGATTCGAGGTGCCTTACGTCCGGGACCAGATCTATCTGAATCCGCATCCCAAGGAACTCATGTTGAGGAACCATGTATAG
- a CDS encoding rhodanese-like domain-containing protein produces the protein MKRPGWLLIGGIALAIVVAGSTAGLAYHSYVLNVQQLRAGLMKAVSPDKKGFFLVDVRSPEEHAGGFIPGTDLNIDFREIKARHREIGAKPDEHVVVYCQSGHRSNIAAETLADLGYRYVYNVDGSMNAWTEAGYPIERPRR, from the coding sequence ATGAAACGGCCAGGGTGGCTTCTGATCGGCGGCATTGCGCTGGCGATTGTCGTAGCCGGGTCCACGGCTGGACTCGCCTACCATAGTTATGTGTTGAACGTGCAGCAATTGCGGGCGGGATTGATGAAGGCGGTCTCTCCGGACAAGAAGGGGTTCTTCTTGGTCGATGTCCGCAGCCCGGAAGAACATGCAGGCGGGTTCATTCCCGGCACCGATCTCAACATTGACTTCCGCGAGATCAAGGCCCGGCATCGGGAGATCGGAGCCAAACCGGACGAGCACGTCGTGGTGTACTGCCAGTCGGGCCATCGCAGCAATATCGCCGCGGAGACGCTGGCCGACTTGGGCTACCGCTACGTGTACAACGTCGATGGCAGCATGAACGCCTGGACGGAGGCAGGCTATCCGATCGAGCGTCCTCGCCGGTAG
- a CDS encoding response regulator yields MTVSYKPILLADDNPQDAELALAAMEEQRLAEKVTLCRDGSEVLDYLYRRGPYAARPEGQPTVIMLDLKMPKVDGLEVLRAIKSDDMLKRIPVVIFTSSREEQDILRCYAFGANAYVVKPVEFGAFRKTVTELGLFWGTINEPPPPDPAPAAR; encoded by the coding sequence ATGACCGTGAGCTACAAACCGATCCTGCTGGCCGACGACAACCCCCAGGATGCCGAGTTGGCCCTGGCCGCCATGGAAGAGCAGCGGCTCGCCGAGAAAGTGACCCTCTGCCGGGATGGTTCGGAAGTCTTGGACTATCTCTATCGCCGGGGCCCCTACGCCGCTCGTCCGGAAGGCCAGCCGACGGTCATCATGCTGGATCTGAAAATGCCGAAGGTCGACGGGCTGGAGGTGCTCCGCGCCATTAAATCGGACGACATGCTAAAGCGCATCCCGGTCGTCATCTTTACCTCGTCGCGCGAGGAACAGGACATTCTGCGCTGCTACGCCTTCGGAGCCAACGCCTACGTGGTCAAACCGGTCGAGTTCGGGGCGTTCAGGAAAACGGTCACGGAGCTGGGCCTGTTCTGGGGCACGATCAACGAACCGCCGCCTCCGGACCCGGCGCCGGCGGCACGGTAA
- the pyrE gene encoding orotate phosphoribosyltransferase: MTQVNRSTEQDTTLKAELVEAFLETQSFRYDPDKGFTLASGQISPFYVDCRMLMAHPGPRRLVAQAAWERLREVDFDCLGGLEIGAISIATTISDYAFAANPQRAWRTFVVRKQAKDHGLGKLIEGGVRPGDRAVVVDDVLTSGGSLLKAVAAARKAGLEVGHALVIVDRKEQDGRARVEAEGLRLLSLLTIDDFHAKVGPAGAR; the protein is encoded by the coding sequence GTGACGCAGGTCAATCGATCAACGGAACAGGACACGACATTGAAGGCCGAATTGGTCGAGGCGTTTCTTGAAACCCAGTCGTTCCGGTACGACCCGGATAAAGGGTTTACGCTGGCTTCCGGCCAGATCAGCCCCTTCTATGTGGATTGCCGGATGCTCATGGCGCATCCCGGCCCTCGCCGGCTGGTGGCACAGGCTGCCTGGGAACGGTTGAGGGAGGTGGACTTCGACTGCCTCGGCGGATTGGAGATCGGCGCGATTTCCATCGCCACCACGATTTCGGATTACGCGTTTGCGGCCAATCCTCAACGGGCATGGCGGACCTTCGTCGTGAGAAAGCAGGCTAAGGACCACGGCTTGGGGAAGCTGATCGAAGGCGGCGTCCGTCCGGGCGACCGGGCGGTGGTCGTGGACGACGTCTTGACCAGCGGCGGCTCGCTGTTGAAGGCGGTCGCGGCGGCGCGAAAGGCCGGACTGGAAGTGGGGCATGCTCTGGTGATCGTGGATCGCAAGGAACAGGATGGCCGGGCAAGGGTGGAAGCGGAAGGGCTCAGGCTCTTGAGCCTGTTGACGATCGATGATTTTCACGCCAAGGTTGGACCGGCCGGCGCCCGCTGA
- a CDS encoding phosphodiester glycosidase family protein → MAKTGSVLRLGRTLISRAAIMLLLVLPLVAPAASDEGLKWDSVADGLAFATWNPGVRCSEDLAAVLVRIDPERYRFAVHHFQDEGLPSPPLMVDWQRRIGASLMFNAGLFLDDFSYMGLLYKDGRALGKRRHPQWQALFVAEPTEADRRKAGVLDLAFEQFEEERPTYREAAQALMVVDRTGKIRVRQSGKRAQQTLLAEDGGGMIWLLKTTNPATLYGLGDCLRRSFPAVKQVMAMDGGSSSEVLVGADLLAQLTRSGYAPGWRSAVDGTARASHIPLPAVISIRPRTETGSPSPTRHPAQQPSSAR, encoded by the coding sequence ATGGCCAAGACCGGTTCGGTCTTGCGCCTGGGTCGGACGCTGATCAGCCGCGCCGCGATCATGCTGCTGCTCGTCCTCCCCCTGGTAGCACCAGCCGCTTCCGATGAGGGCCTCAAGTGGGACAGCGTGGCGGATGGACTGGCGTTTGCGACCTGGAATCCCGGTGTTCGATGCAGCGAGGACCTTGCAGCGGTGCTCGTGCGCATCGATCCGGAGCGCTACCGGTTTGCGGTCCACCATTTCCAGGACGAAGGCTTGCCTTCCCCCCCCTTGATGGTGGACTGGCAGCGGCGCATCGGGGCCAGCCTCATGTTCAACGCCGGCCTGTTTCTCGACGATTTTTCCTACATGGGGCTGCTCTATAAGGACGGGCGTGCGCTCGGAAAGCGGCGCCACCCTCAATGGCAGGCGCTGTTCGTCGCCGAACCCACGGAGGCGGACCGCCGGAAAGCCGGGGTGCTCGACCTGGCCTTTGAACAGTTTGAGGAGGAACGTCCGACCTATCGGGAAGCGGCGCAAGCCCTCATGGTCGTCGATCGAACCGGCAAGATCCGCGTCAGGCAATCAGGCAAGCGCGCGCAGCAGACGCTCCTGGCCGAAGACGGCGGCGGCATGATCTGGCTCCTCAAGACGACGAATCCGGCCACGCTCTATGGGTTGGGCGATTGCCTGCGCCGGTCGTTCCCGGCCGTGAAGCAGGTCATGGCGATGGACGGCGGCTCCTCTTCCGAAGTGCTGGTCGGCGCCGACTTGCTGGCGCAACTGACCAGATCGGGCTACGCGCCCGGTTGGCGGTCCGCCGTCGACGGCACCGCCCGGGCCTCCCACATCCCGCTGCCGGCGGTGATCAGCATCAGGCCGAGGACGGAGACCGGCTCGCCCTCGCCGACCCGCCATCCGGCGCAACAACCGTCCTCAGCCCGTTGA
- a CDS encoding NADH-quinone oxidoreductase subunit N has product MTFSLSLSLSDLLLMLPEIVLTLWVCAILAVDFAWPKLPKIHIASLSVLSLVSTLACLVWLDLSHVTGALFRNMFVLDRMAIFFKIFIVAATLMVVLASIEYIRKFRFFRGEYYFLLLMSALGMMFMASANDLLSLFVTLEFSTFGFYVLVSYLRDDLASNESGIKFFILGVFAAGLLAYGISLVYGETGKLVFSDMMGPEPTPGLIAGYLLIFAALGFKIGAVPFHAWIPDTYQGAPTPVTAFLSIAPKGAALAILLRMFYIALATMKPAWVMILVAVSILSMTYANIVAIAQRNIKRLLAYSGIAQIGNVLIGLAAGTKMGEDAILFYLLTYLFANMGAFAVIITVGNLIGSDEIEDYNGLNRRSPLLAFAMLLFLLSLAGVPPLAGFIGKLYIFVAAIKEGLYTLIAVGLVNVVISMYYYLIVVKKMYINEPTDPTPLRVPGSMQAVLYIGLAGTLALGIYPQPVIDWVVSATLMFSNLAGSIAHAAPPAMPGG; this is encoded by the coding sequence ATGACGTTTTCGCTGTCCCTCTCCCTCTCCGACCTGTTGCTGATGCTGCCGGAGATCGTGCTGACGCTCTGGGTCTGCGCGATCCTGGCGGTCGATTTCGCTTGGCCGAAGCTGCCGAAGATTCACATCGCCTCGTTGAGCGTCCTGTCGCTCGTCAGCACCCTCGCCTGTCTGGTCTGGCTGGACCTCTCGCACGTGACGGGAGCCCTGTTTCGCAACATGTTCGTGCTCGACCGGATGGCGATCTTCTTCAAGATCTTCATCGTGGCCGCCACCCTCATGGTGGTGCTGGCCTCGATCGAATACATCCGCAAATTCCGCTTTTTCCGCGGGGAGTATTACTTCTTGCTGCTCATGTCGGCGCTGGGCATGATGTTCATGGCCTCCGCCAACGACCTGCTCTCCCTGTTCGTCACGCTGGAATTTTCGACCTTCGGCTTCTACGTGCTGGTCTCCTATCTGCGCGACGACCTGGCCTCCAACGAATCCGGCATCAAATTCTTCATCCTGGGCGTGTTCGCCGCCGGGTTGCTGGCCTACGGGATCAGCCTCGTGTACGGCGAGACCGGCAAGCTCGTCTTCTCCGACATGATGGGACCCGAGCCGACGCCCGGGCTCATCGCGGGCTATCTGCTGATCTTTGCCGCGCTCGGCTTCAAGATCGGCGCCGTCCCGTTCCATGCCTGGATTCCGGACACGTATCAAGGGGCGCCTACGCCGGTCACGGCCTTCCTCTCGATCGCCCCGAAAGGCGCGGCCTTGGCCATTCTGCTGCGCATGTTCTACATCGCGCTGGCGACGATGAAGCCGGCCTGGGTCATGATATTGGTCGCCGTCTCCATCCTGTCGATGACCTACGCCAACATCGTGGCGATCGCCCAACGCAACATCAAACGGCTGCTGGCCTATTCCGGCATCGCGCAGATCGGAAACGTGCTGATCGGCTTGGCGGCCGGCACCAAGATGGGGGAGGACGCCATCCTGTTCTACCTGCTCACCTATCTGTTCGCCAATATGGGCGCCTTCGCCGTCATCATTACTGTCGGCAATCTGATCGGCAGCGACGAGATCGAAGATTACAACGGCCTGAACCGCCGCTCGCCGCTCTTGGCCTTTGCCATGCTGTTGTTTCTGCTGTCGCTGGCCGGAGTTCCCCCGCTCGCCGGGTTCATCGGCAAGCTCTATATTTTCGTCGCGGCCATCAAGGAAGGCCTCTACACATTGATCGCCGTCGGGCTGGTCAATGTCGTCATCTCCATGTACTACTACTTGATCGTCGTCAAGAAGATGTATATCAACGAGCCGACCGATCCGACGCCGCTGCGGGTGCCGGGGTCGATGCAGGCGGTGCTGTACATCGGCCTGGCCGGCACGCTGGCGCTGGGAATCTACCCGCAGCCGGTGATCGACTGGGTCGTCTCCGCCACGCTCATGTTTTCCAATCTTGCCGGCTCGATCGCCCACGCGGCTCCGCCGGCAATGCCCGGCGGTTGA
- a CDS encoding sensor histidine kinase: protein MRIPYRNSFAQWSIHHLMLLGFGLVFLVVGAISLLVYRNTSILITNTKHDARSHRLVKGLDDLLALLEEAERSSRRYLVTGDDSYLDAHQAAIELAPAYVLTFQESVSESPLQQERVRLLETRIKRVLDAERAGIVQRQKHGYQGVRPLVSGRDANRELEGVRLILSEISREETESIERRAHDSAASTRLNIWLLGGGTLLQCVLLSSVYYLIRHDLAERERVARELAHRGELLEAANKELEAFSYSVSHDLRAPLRHIDGYVALLEKAAGQDLNEKARRYLTTISQAAKQMGQLIDDLLSFSRMGRAEMTTTDVDMNQLVKEVIQHLQPDLQGRAVAWQIEDLPVVQGDPSMLRQIFVNLIANAVKFTSTRPLAKIEIGADSSSPQETVFFVKDNGVGFDMAYRDKLFGVFQRLHRADEFEGTGIGLANVRRIVHRHGGRSWAEGEPDKGATFYIALPTHRAPLQMAA from the coding sequence ATGCGCATCCCATACCGCAATTCGTTCGCACAGTGGTCCATTCATCACCTCATGCTGCTCGGCTTCGGCTTGGTGTTCCTCGTCGTCGGCGCCATCAGCCTCCTGGTCTATCGCAACACCTCCATCCTCATCACGAACACCAAACATGACGCCCGGAGCCATCGCCTCGTCAAGGGCCTCGACGACCTGCTCGCCCTGCTGGAAGAAGCCGAACGCAGCTCCCGCCGCTACTTGGTCACGGGCGACGACAGTTATCTGGATGCGCACCAAGCCGCCATCGAATTGGCCCCGGCCTATGTGCTGACGTTTCAGGAATCGGTCAGCGAAAGCCCTTTGCAGCAGGAACGGGTCCGGTTGCTGGAAACCCGCATCAAGCGCGTGCTCGACGCCGAGCGGGCCGGCATCGTCCAACGCCAGAAACACGGCTATCAGGGGGTGCGTCCGCTGGTGTCCGGACGGGACGCCAACCGTGAACTCGAAGGGGTGCGGCTCATCCTGTCGGAGATTAGCCGGGAAGAAACCGAGTCGATCGAACGTCGGGCCCATGACTCGGCGGCCAGCACCCGCCTGAACATTTGGCTGCTCGGAGGCGGGACGCTGTTGCAATGCGTGCTGCTGTCGTCGGTCTACTATCTCATCCGGCACGACCTTGCCGAGCGGGAGCGGGTGGCCAGGGAACTCGCGCACCGGGGCGAACTGCTGGAAGCGGCCAACAAGGAATTGGAAGCCTTCAGCTACTCCGTGTCGCACGACTTGAGGGCTCCGCTCCGCCACATCGACGGCTACGTCGCCTTGCTGGAGAAGGCCGCCGGGCAGGACCTCAACGAAAAAGCGCGCCGGTACCTCACGACCATTTCCCAGGCCGCCAAACAGATGGGCCAGTTGATCGACGATCTCCTGAGCTTCTCGCGCATGGGACGGGCCGAGATGACGACGACCGACGTGGATATGAACCAACTGGTGAAAGAGGTGATCCAGCACCTGCAACCGGACCTGCAGGGGCGCGCCGTCGCCTGGCAGATCGAGGATCTGCCGGTCGTCCAGGGCGACCCCTCCATGCTACGGCAGATCTTCGTCAATTTGATCGCCAACGCCGTGAAGTTCACGAGCACGAGGCCGTTGGCGAAGATCGAGATCGGAGCCGACTCGTCCTCTCCGCAGGAAACCGTCTTCTTCGTGAAGGATAACGGCGTCGGGTTCGACATGGCTTATCGCGACAAGCTGTTCGGCGTCTTTCAGCGGCTCCACCGGGCCGATGAGTTCGAGGGGACGGGGATCGGCCTGGCCAACGTCCGACGGATCGTCCACCGGCACGGGGGCAGGAGCTGGGCGGAAGGGGAGCCCGACAAGGGCGCCACGTTTTACATCGCTCTGCCCACCCATCGGGCTCCGCTTCAGATGGCGGCATGA